The following coding sequences are from one Alphaproteobacteria bacterium window:
- a CDS encoding PLP-dependent aminotransferase family protein: MAFDFERRLARAAPAPAPTWSGFAPYNFIGGHNDSASLPSDGLAEAAVAVLRDRGRDLSYYSIGDGPRGVRSLRREVAQRLARHRGATVDADSVLITTGSHEGLDLINRVLLNPGDTVIVEQHCYEGALNGLRAAGARIVAAPLDQDGLNMAALAGLLERMQSDGTRPRFLYTIPTVQNPTGSVLPLDRRHELLRLAAAHDLAIVEDECYADLLWQGDGPPSLLGLDSDGRVIHVGSFSKNLAPALRLGYAIAPPAVLSRMTSAKGGGSGALEQLVVAEYFAGHFTGHRDRLRQALKRKCDVMLECLAESFGTAADVHRPPGGIYVWVRLPEAVDAERLFAAAMAEGVAINPGPRWSADPDSATHHIRLCFAAPTEQEMRDGIARLAAICQREFGVPATSANVRG; the protein is encoded by the coding sequence ATGGCTTTCGACTTCGAGCGCCGCCTGGCCCGCGCCGCGCCGGCGCCGGCGCCCACATGGTCCGGCTTTGCCCCGTATAACTTCATCGGCGGCCACAACGATTCGGCAAGCCTGCCGAGCGATGGCCTGGCCGAGGCGGCGGTGGCGGTGCTGCGCGACCGTGGCCGCGACCTCAGCTACTATTCCATTGGCGACGGGCCACGCGGCGTCCGCTCCCTGCGACGCGAAGTGGCGCAGCGCCTGGCGCGCCATCGCGGCGCGACGGTGGATGCGGACTCCGTCCTCATTACCACCGGCTCGCACGAGGGGCTGGACCTCATCAACCGGGTGCTGCTCAACCCCGGCGATACGGTCATTGTCGAGCAGCACTGCTATGAAGGCGCGCTCAACGGGCTGCGCGCCGCCGGCGCCCGGATCGTCGCCGCCCCCCTCGATCAGGACGGGCTCAACATGGCGGCTCTGGCCGGCCTGCTCGAGCGTATGCAATCCGACGGCACCCGGCCGCGCTTCCTCTACACCATTCCCACCGTGCAGAACCCGACCGGCAGCGTCCTGCCGCTGGACCGCCGCCACGAGCTGTTGCGCCTCGCCGCCGCCCACGACCTCGCCATCGTCGAGGACGAATGCTACGCCGACCTGCTGTGGCAGGGCGACGGACCGCCCTCCCTGCTGGGCCTCGACAGTGACGGTCGCGTCATCCATGTGGGCAGCTTCTCCAAGAATCTGGCGCCGGCGCTGCGTCTTGGCTATGCGATAGCGCCGCCGGCCGTGCTGTCGCGCATGACCTCGGCCAAGGGTGGCGGCAGCGGCGCGCTGGAACAGCTCGTGGTGGCCGAGTATTTCGCCGGCCATTTCACCGGTCACCGTGACCGTCTGCGCCAGGCGCTGAAGCGCAAGTGCGACGTCATGCTGGAATGCCTCGCCGAGTCCTTCGGCACCGCCGCCGACGTGCACAGGCCGCCTGGCGGCATCTATGTGTGGGTGCGCCTGCCTGAGGCGGTGGATGCGGAGCGTCTGTTCGCCGCCGCCATGGCGGAAGGCGTGGCGATCAACCCCGGCCCGCGCTGGTCGGCCGACCCCGACAGCGCCACCCATCACATCCGCCTGTGCTTCGCCGCGCCGACGGAACAGGAAATGCGCGATGGTATCGCCCGCCTCGCCGCCATCTGCCAGCGGGAGTTCGGCGTGCCCGCC
- a CDS encoding thiamine pyrophosphate-requiring protein, which produces MATLTHATRSYACFPGIPLARRQCRGLDFGKSLHQAPAPGDPMKAIEAIARILKAEGTEMLFCYPRQELIEHAAIAGIRPVVCRQERVGIAMADGLGRASFGEKIGVFTMQAGPGVENSFPGVAQSFSDSVPTLIIAGGDSRSRRHVHQAFSSLDNFSRVSRFLAAPATGTDVPALLRQAYFTLRSAGGPAILEMPREAWNEEVPDALVNSWVRVRPALAMPDPDAVTAAAKHLVAAKAPILWGGQGVITSGASEALVRLAELLDAPVMTTLSGKSGFPEDHPLSVGASAVNGTRMQRTFLGEADVVAGFGTSFTRTAFGPRVPDADRIIIHQTRALADMHKESAPAVTLLGDTRLALEALADEVERQGGRKKSDTADRIAAIRTQWLADWRAQHESDEVPINQYRVLHELARLVDPADVIITHDAGSPREQVAPFWRATRPGGYLGWGKSTQLGYGLGLIMGAKLAQPSKLCINVMGDAAIGMTGLDLETAARNGIATLTIVFNNGVMAMEGDSMPYAIKTYGAWDEGGNYARVAEGLGVWSRRTDRPEAIADALRAAIAETEAGRPAVAEFVVKEGYDFSK; this is translated from the coding sequence ATCGCAACCCTGACCCATGCGACGCGCTCATATGCGTGTTTTCCGGGCATCCCCCTCGCCCGCCGCCAGTGCCGGGGTCTAGACTTTGGCAAAAGCCTGCATCAGGCGCCTGCACCGGGGGATCCCATGAAAGCCATCGAAGCCATTGCCCGCATCCTCAAGGCCGAAGGCACGGAGATGCTGTTCTGCTATCCGCGTCAGGAGCTGATCGAGCACGCCGCCATAGCCGGCATCAGGCCTGTGGTCTGCCGCCAGGAACGGGTCGGCATCGCCATGGCCGATGGCCTCGGCCGGGCCAGCTTCGGCGAGAAGATCGGCGTCTTCACCATGCAGGCCGGCCCCGGCGTGGAGAACAGCTTTCCCGGTGTCGCTCAGTCCTTTTCCGACAGCGTGCCGACGTTGATCATCGCCGGCGGCGATTCCCGTTCGCGCCGCCACGTCCATCAGGCCTTCTCCAGCCTGGACAACTTCTCCCGCGTCAGCCGCTTCCTAGCCGCCCCGGCCACCGGCACGGACGTGCCGGCGCTGCTGCGCCAGGCCTATTTCACCCTGCGGTCGGCCGGCGGTCCGGCGATTCTGGAAATGCCGCGCGAAGCCTGGAACGAAGAGGTGCCCGACGCCCTGGTGAACTCGTGGGTGCGGGTGCGCCCGGCCCTGGCCATGCCTGACCCCGACGCGGTGACGGCGGCGGCGAAGCATCTGGTGGCGGCGAAGGCGCCGATCCTGTGGGGTGGCCAGGGGGTCATCACGTCTGGCGCCAGCGAAGCCCTGGTGCGGCTGGCCGAGCTGCTGGACGCGCCGGTGATGACCACCCTCAGCGGCAAGAGCGGCTTTCCCGAGGACCATCCCCTGTCGGTCGGCGCGTCGGCGGTCAACGGCACCCGTATGCAGCGCACCTTCCTTGGCGAGGCGGATGTGGTGGCCGGTTTCGGCACCAGCTTTACCCGCACCGCCTTCGGCCCGCGCGTGCCCGACGCCGACCGCATCATCATCCACCAGACTCGCGCGCTCGCCGACATGCACAAGGAAAGCGCGCCGGCCGTCACCCTGCTGGGCGACACCCGTCTGGCGCTGGAAGCCCTGGCCGACGAAGTGGAGCGCCAGGGCGGCCGCAAGAAAAGCGACACCGCCGACCGCATCGCCGCCATCCGCACCCAATGGCTGGCCGACTGGCGGGCCCAGCACGAGTCCGACGAAGTGCCCATCAACCAGTATCGGGTCCTGCACGAACTGGCCCGCTTGGTCGATCCGGCCGACGTCATCATCACCCATGACGCCGGCAGCCCGCGCGAACAGGTGGCTCCCTTCTGGCGCGCCACCAGACCCGGCGGTTATCTGGGCTGGGGCAAGTCCACCCAGCTCGGCTACGGCCTCGGCCTGATCATGGGCGCGAAACTGGCGCAGCCGTCGAAGCTGTGCATCAACGTCATGGGCGACGCCGCCATCGGCATGACCGGACTCGATCTGGAAACCGCCGCGCGCAATGGCATCGCCACCCTGACCATCGTCTTCAACAACGGTGTCATGGCCATGGAGGGCGACTCCATGCCCTATGCCATCAAGACCTACGGCGCGTGGGACGAAGGCGGTAATTACGCCAGGGTGGCAGAGGGGCTGGGCGTGTGGTCGCGCCGCACCGACAGGCCCGAGGCCATCGCCGATGCCTTGAGGGCGGCTATTGCCGAGACCGAGGCCGGCCGCCCGGCGGTTGCTGAGTTCGTCGTCAAGGAAGGCTACGACTTCTCCAAATAG
- a CDS encoding FkbM family methyltransferase: MTGLMEILCRCGGHYGAALARRAGLLQEIARLRRAGVALPPGLGRQALRRPSAAEDVVNLLRFLDPAEAYYLVDVGANVGAWTRDFLRAFPHTVPVLVEPQAAVQPHLTALAAEIAGAVVHQVGASDHAGVATMHVGGDHTLSSLERYAPAAAAGRDEGHDRQSVRLARLDDLVLDPAFDGQQRVVVVKIDVQGHEVAAVAGMTRLLARAEAVLVELSFVPEYEGMEPSFAPVTAAMLQAGLHPVVFQEAGRVAASYPVERDVLYVRAARLNRIWHDWRPAPPAAEAPAGRTGGA; the protein is encoded by the coding sequence GTGACGGGCCTGATGGAGATATTATGCCGTTGCGGCGGCCACTACGGCGCGGCGCTGGCGCGGCGGGCCGGCCTGCTGCAGGAGATTGCGCGCCTGCGCCGGGCCGGGGTGGCGCTGCCGCCGGGTCTTGGCCGGCAGGCGTTGCGGCGGCCATCGGCGGCGGAGGATGTGGTCAATCTGCTGCGCTTTCTCGATCCGGCCGAGGCCTATTATCTGGTGGATGTGGGAGCCAATGTGGGGGCATGGACACGCGATTTTCTGCGCGCCTTTCCCCATACGGTGCCGGTGCTGGTGGAGCCGCAGGCGGCGGTGCAGCCACATCTGACCGCCCTGGCCGCCGAGATTGCCGGCGCGGTGGTGCATCAGGTCGGCGCCTCCGATCATGCGGGCGTGGCGACCATGCATGTGGGCGGCGACCACACCCTGTCATCGCTGGAGCGTTATGCACCAGCGGCGGCGGCCGGCCGCGACGAGGGGCACGACCGGCAGAGTGTGCGGCTGGCCCGCCTGGACGATCTGGTGCTGGACCCCGCCTTTGACGGGCAGCAGCGCGTCGTGGTGGTCAAGATCGACGTGCAGGGCCACGAAGTGGCGGCGGTGGCCGGCATGACCAGGCTGCTGGCGCGGGCCGAGGCGGTTCTGGTGGAGCTGTCCTTCGTGCCGGAGTATGAGGGTATGGAGCCCAGTTTCGCGCCGGTGACGGCGGCCATGCTGCAGGCCGGCCTGCACCCGGTGGTCTTTCAGGAGGCGGGCCGGGTGGCGGCGAGCTATCCGGTGGAGCGCGATGTGCTGTATGTGCGGGCGGCGCGGCTCAACCGCATATGGCACGACTGGCGGCCGGCCCCGCCGGCCGCAGAGGCGCCGGCAGGCCGGACCGGCGGCGCATGA
- a CDS encoding FkbM family methyltransferase — protein sequence MMARVARVCGHSFLASLFGSPPLIIDAGFNHGQFSQAMMTAYDARMVAVEPVQALYDARARDPRLRAWRAAIGGHDGEVVINVYAERCASLLGEVTPGEESSGETVALWTLARLRREAGFDQADLLKLDIEGAELDVFEGAAAAELRCFRQITVEFHDFVWPEQAVRVRRAMALMRAAGFRRINFSRDNTDVLFVRRDLLSWPAWLWLRFVVRNLRGLRRRLRGERD from the coding sequence ATGATGGCCCGCGTCGCCCGCGTCTGCGGCCACAGTTTCCTGGCCAGCCTGTTTGGCTCGCCGCCGCTGATCATTGATGCCGGGTTCAACCACGGCCAGTTCAGCCAGGCCATGATGACGGCCTATGACGCACGGATGGTGGCCGTGGAGCCGGTGCAGGCGCTGTATGACGCCCGTGCGCGCGACCCGCGCCTGCGGGCGTGGCGGGCAGCGATCGGCGGTCATGACGGCGAGGTGGTTATCAACGTCTATGCGGAGCGCTGCGCCAGCCTGCTGGGCGAGGTCACGCCGGGCGAGGAAAGCAGTGGTGAGACGGTGGCGCTATGGACTCTGGCCCGCCTGCGGCGCGAGGCCGGGTTCGACCAGGCGGACCTGCTGAAGCTGGACATTGAAGGGGCGGAGCTGGATGTGTTTGAGGGCGCGGCGGCGGCGGAGCTGCGATGCTTTCGCCAGATCACGGTGGAGTTTCATGACTTTGTCTGGCCGGAGCAGGCGGTGCGCGTGCGCCGGGCCATGGCGCTGATGCGGGCGGCCGGGTTCCGGCGGATCAATTTCAGCCGCGACAATACGGATGTGCTGTTCGTCCGGCGCGATCTGCTGTCGTGGCCGGCCTGGCTGTGGTTGCGGTTTGTTGTGCGCAACCTGCGGGGCCTGCGGCGTCGCCTGCGGGGAGAGCGGGACTAG
- a CDS encoding BLUF domain-containing protein produces MALYQILYTSNALRQMDMADLGRIEQVSVRNNRAAGVTGLLLYVGGNFLQYLEGSQAAVEGIYGKLHRDRRHYGLTVIHRAPRQNRLFDRWAMGVHAVLPGEAGGDALFRLSHKALERRLSSGGQAAERTANVPVHDPVAPRLIRTFWQVCGGR; encoded by the coding sequence ATGGCCCTCTATCAGATTCTCTACACCTCCAACGCCCTGCGGCAGATGGACATGGCCGACCTCGGCCGCATCGAACAGGTGTCGGTCCGCAACAACCGCGCCGCCGGCGTCACCGGTCTGCTGCTCTATGTGGGCGGCAATTTCCTGCAGTATCTCGAAGGCAGCCAGGCCGCCGTGGAGGGTATCTACGGCAAGCTGCACCGCGACCGCCGGCATTACGGACTGACGGTGATTCATCGTGCGCCGCGGCAGAACCGGCTGTTTGACCGCTGGGCCATGGGGGTGCATGCGGTGCTGCCTGGCGAGGCCGGCGGCGACGCCCTGTTCCGTCTGTCGCACAAGGCGCTGGAGCGGCGTCTGTCATCAGGGGGCCAGGCGGCGGAGCGAACCGCCAACGTGCCGGTCCATGACCCGGTGGCGCCGCGCCTGATCCGCACCTTCTGGCAGGTTTGCGGCGGCCGTTAG
- a CDS encoding GNAT family N-acetyltransferase — MASLSVPADSLTIRRLTADDTAAFRALRLEALTNHPEAFGESAAEWTARSDGEIAAIHDSSLVMGAFADRHLVALGALGFNDREQGRHLSTLWTMYVAPAVRGRGTAGRLLDALIAAARARPGLRRISLAVTVGNVSALRLYESRGFVVWGTDPEANAVAGRLYDEVRMSLALH, encoded by the coding sequence GTGGCCAGCCTCAGCGTGCCAGCCGATTCCCTCACCATCCGGCGGCTGACCGCCGACGATACCGCCGCCTTCCGCGCCCTCAGGCTGGAGGCGCTGACCAACCATCCCGAAGCGTTTGGCGAAAGCGCCGCCGAGTGGACGGCCCGCAGCGATGGGGAGATCGCCGCCATTCATGACTCCTCGCTGGTCATGGGCGCTTTTGCCGATAGGCACCTCGTCGCACTGGGGGCGCTTGGTTTCAACGACCGGGAACAGGGCCGGCACCTGTCCACCCTGTGGACCATGTATGTGGCGCCCGCGGTCCGCGGCCGGGGCACGGCCGGCCGCCTGCTGGACGCCCTCATCGCCGCGGCCCGCGCCCGGCCCGGCCTGCGCCGCATCAGCCTCGCCGTGACTGTCGGCAATGTCTCCGCCCTGCGCCTTTATGAATCCCGCGGCTTCGTCGTCTGGGGCACCGACCCCGAGGCAAACGCCGTCGCCGGCCGGCTGTACGATGAAGTCCGTATGAGCCTGGCTCTCCACTGA
- the hslU gene encoding ATP-dependent protease ATPase subunit HslU, whose product MTDPAVRLDTAAGPASDGSAVDGSAEDLAFSPREIVSELDRFIIGQRDAKRAVAVALRNRWRRQQLPEALREEVLPKNILMIGPTGVGKTEIARRLARLARAPFIKVEATKFTEVGYVGRDVEQIIRDLLEAAIHMTREAMRKDVAARAELAAEDRVLDALLGDHARGETRDAMRRRLRSGELAEREIEVDVRDSGAMQMPTMDIPGMPGAQMGMLNLGDILGKSFGQATRKRRMSVVDSYGVLMEEESDKLLDQDRVVRDAIHSVEQNGIVFLDEIDKITARSDRHGADVSREGVQRDLLPLIEGTTVTTKHGAVKTDHVLFIASGAFHLAKPSDLLPELQGRLPIRVELQALTRDDLKRILTEPENSLIRQYVALMGTEGVTLDFTDGAIDALATLAADINTAVENIGARRLHTVMERLLEEISFTATDRGGETIAITEALVQERVAALAEDADLSRFIL is encoded by the coding sequence ATGACCGACCCCGCCGTCCGCCTCGATACCGCCGCTGGCCCGGCGTCTGACGGATCCGCCGTCGACGGTTCGGCCGAAGACCTGGCCTTCAGCCCGCGCGAGATCGTCTCAGAGCTCGACCGCTTCATCATCGGCCAGCGCGACGCCAAGCGCGCCGTGGCCGTGGCCCTGCGCAACCGCTGGCGCCGCCAGCAACTGCCCGAGGCGCTGCGCGAGGAAGTGCTGCCCAAGAACATTCTGATGATCGGCCCGACCGGCGTCGGCAAGACCGAGATCGCCCGCCGTCTGGCGCGTCTCGCCCGCGCGCCGTTCATCAAGGTGGAGGCTACCAAGTTCACCGAGGTCGGCTATGTGGGCCGCGATGTGGAGCAGATCATCCGTGACCTGCTGGAGGCGGCGATCCACATGACCCGCGAGGCCATGCGCAAGGACGTGGCGGCCAGGGCCGAGCTGGCGGCGGAAGATCGCGTACTGGATGCCCTGCTGGGCGACCATGCCCGCGGCGAGACCCGCGACGCCATGCGGCGGCGCTTGCGCAGTGGCGAACTGGCCGAGCGCGAGATCGAGGTGGACGTGCGCGACAGCGGCGCCATGCAGATGCCGACCATGGATATCCCCGGTATGCCCGGCGCGCAGATGGGCATGCTCAATCTCGGCGACATCCTGGGCAAGAGCTTCGGCCAGGCCACCCGCAAGCGGCGCATGTCGGTGGTCGACTCCTATGGGGTGCTGATGGAGGAAGAGTCCGACAAGCTGCTCGATCAGGATCGCGTGGTGCGCGACGCTATCCACAGCGTGGAGCAGAACGGCATCGTCTTTCTCGACGAGATCGACAAGATCACCGCCCGTTCCGACCGCCATGGCGCCGATGTCAGCCGCGAGGGGGTGCAGCGCGACCTGCTGCCGCTGATCGAAGGCACCACCGTCACCACCAAGCACGGCGCGGTAAAGACCGACCATGTGCTGTTCATCGCCTCCGGCGCCTTTCATCTGGCCAAGCCATCGGACCTGCTGCCGGAACTGCAGGGCCGCCTGCCCATTCGCGTCGAATTGCAGGCGCTGACCCGCGATGACTTGAAGCGCATCCTGACCGAGCCGGAGAACAGCCTGATCCGCCAGTATGTGGCACTCATGGGGACCGAGGGCGTCACTCTCGATTTCACCGACGGCGCCATAGACGCCCTGGCCACGCTCGCCGCCGACATCAATACGGCGGTGGAGAATATCGGCGCGCGCCGCCTGCATACGGTGATGGAGCGGTTGCTGGAGGAAATCAGTTTCACCGCCACCGACCGCGGCGGCGAAACCATCGCCATTACCGAAGCCCTGGTGCAGGAGCGGGTGGCCGCCCTGGCCGAGGACGCCGATCTGTCGCGCTTTATCCTCTAA
- the hslV gene encoding ATP-dependent protease subunit HslV: MTSPAASPELFHGTTILLVARDGKTVIGGDGQVTLGQTIMKASARKVRRLAGGKVIAGFAGATADAFALFERLEAKLEQHPDQLQRACVELAKDWRTDRYLRRLEAVMAVADEKHALLLSGVGDVLEPDDGIVAIGSGGAYALAAARALINQPGLDAEAIVRRAMAIAADICIYTNANLTLESLPEPS, encoded by the coding sequence ATGACCAGTCCCGCCGCCAGTCCTGAACTGTTCCACGGCACCACCATCCTGCTGGTGGCCCGCGACGGTAAGACCGTCATCGGTGGTGACGGTCAGGTGACCCTCGGCCAGACCATCATGAAGGCCAGCGCCCGCAAGGTGCGCCGGCTCGCCGGCGGCAAGGTGATCGCCGGCTTCGCCGGCGCCACCGCCGATGCCTTTGCCTTGTTCGAACGCCTGGAGGCCAAGCTGGAACAGCATCCCGATCAGTTGCAGCGGGCTTGCGTGGAGCTGGCCAAGGACTGGCGCACCGACCGCTATCTGCGTCGGCTGGAAGCCGTCATGGCCGTCGCCGACGAGAAGCACGCCCTGCTGCTGAGCGGTGTCGGCGATGTGCTGGAGCCCGATGACGGCATCGTCGCCATCGGTTCCGGCGGGGCCTATGCCCTGGCCGCCGCCCGCGCCCTGATCAATCAGCCGGGGCTCGATGCGGAGGCCATCGTCCGCCGCGCCATGGCCATCGCCGCCGATATCTGCATCTACACCAACGCCAACCTGACCCTTGAATCCCTGCCGGAGCCGTCATGA
- a CDS encoding lipid-A-disaccharide synthase N-terminal domain-containing protein, whose translation MAEIIQALAAAWGHVADNLTWFAIIGFAGQAVFGTRFILQWIHSERVGRSEIPLIFWYCSIIGGVLLFIYAVGIGDPVFILGQSTGIVIYGRNLVLIRRERRRVHADA comes from the coding sequence ATGGCAGAAATCATCCAGGCCCTTGCCGCCGCCTGGGGCCATGTGGCGGACAACCTCACCTGGTTCGCGATCATCGGCTTTGCCGGTCAGGCGGTGTTTGGCACCCGCTTCATCCTGCAATGGATTCACTCCGAACGGGTCGGCCGCAGCGAGATCCCGCTGATCTTCTGGTACTGCTCCATCATCGGCGGCGTGCTTCTCTTCATATATGCGGTGGGCATCGGCGATCCGGTCTTCATCCTCGGCCAGTCCACCGGCATCGTCATCTATGGCCGCAATCTGGTGCTGATCCGCCGCGAGCGACGCCGCGTCCATGCGGACGCCTGA
- a CDS encoding glycosyltransferase family 2 protein, protein MNEAVTDGAAKADYTAAAMSLPPSPPSRPAPRPAASLAASQAVAPAGDGGPLLSVVIPAHDEASNLPTLVEEVAAALRPLAASLNASWEVIVVDDASGDHTPAALRGVATAVPELRVLRHRRQSGQSAGLLTGIRAARGVWIATLDGDGQNDPADIPALWRALQAVPVGARPLALIAGHRTARRDSAIRRLSSRMANGVRRRILQDDTPDTGCGLKLFARDAFMALPHFDHMHRFLPALVQRAGGQSHSVPVNHRPRGGGRSHYGIANRLWVGIVDLMGVAWLLRRQRLPGPIEEMNRSENRP, encoded by the coding sequence ATGAACGAGGCCGTGACTGACGGCGCGGCCAAGGCGGACTACACTGCTGCCGCCATGAGCCTTCCCCCGTCTCCACCCTCGCGCCCCGCGCCGCGCCCTGCCGCGTCCCTTGCGGCATCCCAGGCCGTTGCCCCGGCCGGCGACGGCGGCCCGCTCCTGTCGGTGGTGATCCCGGCCCATGACGAGGCGAGCAACCTGCCGACGCTGGTGGAGGAGGTTGCCGCCGCCCTCCGGCCGCTGGCCGCCTCTCTCAACGCATCGTGGGAAGTGATCGTGGTTGATGATGCCTCCGGCGACCACACGCCGGCGGCGCTGCGCGGTGTGGCGACGGCGGTGCCAGAGCTGCGCGTCCTGCGTCACCGCCGCCAGTCGGGCCAGTCGGCCGGCCTGCTGACCGGCATCCGTGCCGCCCGTGGCGTCTGGATCGCCACTCTCGACGGCGACGGCCAGAACGACCCGGCCGACATCCCGGCCCTGTGGCGTGCGCTGCAGGCCGTGCCCGTGGGGGCGCGTCCGCTGGCGCTGATCGCCGGCCACCGCACCGCGCGCCGCGACTCCGCCATCCGCCGCCTGTCGTCGCGCATGGCCAATGGTGTGCGTCGCCGCATATTGCAGGACGACACCCCCGACACCGGCTGCGGCCTGAAGCTGTTCGCCCGCGACGCCTTCATGGCCCTGCCGCACTTCGACCATATGCACCGTTTCCTGCCGGCTCTGGTGCAGCGTGCCGGCGGCCAAAGCCACTCGGTGCCGGTCAATCACCGGCCGCGCGGCGGCGGGCGCTCTCACTACGGTATCGCCAACCGCCTGTGGGTCGGCATTGTTGATCTGATGGGGGTCGCCTGGCTCTTGCGCCGGCAGCGCCTGCCGGGGCCTATAGAGGAAATGAACCGCAGCGAAAACCGCCCATGA
- a CDS encoding GNAT family N-acetyltransferase, protein MSDGLFAAPQDGPDHDPCAMTPAADSAPPAEPSDSPAASPALWAGPVDRLGPADLADLSDATEGAILAGGGFGWLSPPPRNRLETYYRGVLAMPERVLFLARMDGTVVGAAQLILAPPNNEAQARMGQLAHAFIAPWARGHGLARRLTLAVAAEARARHLLALNLDVRETQTAAIQLYESLGFQRWGTNPSYAFVEGRMIAGHSFTLRLTGETAAAPDAADGEDVRHP, encoded by the coding sequence ATGAGTGATGGCCTGTTCGCCGCGCCACAGGACGGGCCCGACCATGACCCCTGCGCCATGACCCCTGCCGCCGATTCCGCGCCGCCGGCTGAGCCCAGCGACTCGCCGGCTGCATCGCCGGCCCTGTGGGCCGGGCCGGTCGACCGGCTGGGGCCGGCCGATCTGGCCGACCTGTCGGACGCCACGGAGGGCGCGATCCTGGCCGGCGGCGGCTTCGGCTGGTTGTCGCCGCCGCCGCGTAATCGGCTGGAGACTTATTATCGCGGCGTATTGGCGATGCCGGAACGGGTCCTGTTCCTGGCCCGTATGGACGGCACCGTGGTGGGCGCCGCCCAGCTTATCCTGGCGCCGCCCAACAACGAGGCGCAGGCGCGCATGGGGCAACTGGCCCACGCCTTCATCGCCCCCTGGGCGCGCGGTCATGGCCTGGCCCGGCGCCTGACCCTGGCGGTGGCGGCGGAGGCGCGGGCGCGGCATCTGCTGGCCCTTAACCTGGATGTGCGCGAGACGCAGACGGCGGCCATCCAGCTCTATGAGAGTCTCGGCTTCCAGCGGTGGGGAACCAATCCGTCCTATGCTTTTGTGGAGGGGCGGATGATCGCCGGCCACTCCTTTACCTTGCGCCTGACGGGCGAGACGGCGGCGGCGCCGGACGCAGCCGATGGCGAGGATGTGCGCCATCCATGA
- a CDS encoding HisA/HisF-related TIM barrel protein: MILYPALELRDGHSLRRLSGDDPVEGAAGHDDGADEPAAQAGRFAAAGCRWLHVVARDSRSAEPSGDGDGRGPYSGDDLDSDPSGNWPAVRAILQAARAGGAAVQITGALGGVKRFAGWLEAGAARLVLGPAVLARPEAVRQACRDFPGAVAVSLEARDGMSEAAGWTAKPRVRAVDMALRLEEAGVAAIIYTDINRAGAVARLNLEAIVDLAWALTTPVIAAGGITGLDELAALQAEEAAGIEGVIVGRALYDGRIPLRQALAMMAARTAD, encoded by the coding sequence ATGATTCTGTATCCGGCTCTGGAGCTTCGTGACGGTCACAGCCTGCGCCGGCTGTCGGGTGATGACCCGGTTGAGGGAGCGGCCGGTCATGACGACGGGGCGGACGAGCCGGCGGCGCAGGCCGGCCGGTTTGCCGCCGCCGGTTGTCGCTGGCTGCACGTGGTGGCCAGGGACAGCCGGTCGGCAGAACCGTCCGGCGATGGGGACGGGCGCGGCCCCTATAGCGGCGACGATCTGGACAGTGACCCGTCAGGCAACTGGCCGGCGGTGCGGGCCATTCTGCAGGCGGCGCGGGCCGGGGGCGCGGCGGTGCAGATCACCGGCGCGCTGGGCGGCGTGAAGCGTTTCGCCGGATGGCTGGAAGCCGGCGCGGCGCGGCTGGTGCTGGGGCCGGCGGTGCTGGCCCGGCCGGAGGCGGTGCGCCAGGCCTGCCGCGATTTCCCCGGCGCCGTTGCGGTCAGTCTGGAGGCCCGCGACGGCATGTCGGAAGCGGCCGGCTGGACCGCCAAACCGAGAGTGCGAGCGGTGGACATGGCACTGCGGCTGGAGGAAGCCGGCGTCGCGGCGATCATCTATACTGACATCAACCGGGCCGGCGCGGTGGCGCGCCTCAACCTGGAAGCCATTGTCGACCTGGCCTGGGCGTTGACCACGCCGGTCATCGCCGCCGGCGGCATTACCGGTCTGGACGAGCTGGCGGCGCTGCAGGCGGAAGAGGCGGCCGGCATCGAGGGCGTGATCGTCGGCCGCGCGCTCTATGACGGACGCATCCCCTTGCGTCAGGCGCTGGCCATGATGGCGGCGCGTACGGCCGACTGA